In the genome of Arthrobacter alpinus, the window TACCCAACACAAGGAGGAGGTTGAGCAGCGGTGGGGAAAGGACGCCTACGCGCGCAGCGATGCGTGGTGGCAGAGCATGGATGCCACAGAACAAGCGGCATGGAAGGGTCGTGTCGCCTCGCTGGGCAGCGACTGGATCGCAGCATTCACCGATGGCGTTTCGCCAGATTCCCCGGTTGCTCAGGAGTTGGCTCGCCGTCACGTTCAGTGGCTTGCATCCATTCCAGGCACGCCGGCGTCAACACCGGGAGGAGATATCCGCGGGTATGTCGCAGGGCTCGCGGAAATGTATGTTGCGGATCCCCGCTTTGGCGCAAATTACGGCGGCACAGAAGGTGCAAGCTTTGTACGTGACGTCCTCGGCTTGTACGCAGAGCGTGAGCTGTAACCCTCGCCTAGCCTGGCTTCCGTGCCGTCCAGATCATGTTGGTGCCCATGAATTTTGGCTTCACCTGAACGTCACGGAAGCCGGCCTGCTCAAATCTGAGTCGAAGCGCCTTAGGGGCAAGGAATCCAAGCGTGGAGTCGACCAAGTATTGATAAGCGGGGCGGTCACGACCAATGAGTGTCCCCAAAGTGGGAATGACAACCTTCATTCCCAGACGGATGAACGGGGCAAGAATGTCACTCGGCGGAGATGATTCAAGCGCAGCTACTACGCCACCGGGCTTGAGGACGCGGAATTGTTCGTTCAGGACCTGATCCAAATCGCTAACGTTTCGCAAAAGGTAGCCGTGCGTCACACCGTCGAACGCGTTGTCCTCAAAAGGGAGCTCGTGCGCGTCGGCAAACTGCCAGTCAATACTCTCGTTACCTTCCATGGTGCGGGCCACCTCCAGCATGGATTCGGAAAAATCCGCCCCGATGATGGTGCTTTCGGGACTCTGCTCGCGAATGGCCCGGGCAATGACACCGGTGCCCGTCGCCAGGTCGAGGTAGCTTGCCCCATGGCCGGACGTGGCGAATGTGGCCACTTCCTTGCACCAGCGCGCGTGCGAATTAAGCGTCATGAGCCTGTTCATCAGGTCATAGCGGCGGGCGATCCCGTTAAAAGTTGCCTGGACTGAAGAGTCTTCGTTTCGCACTGCCACTGGCTTTCGCTTGATGTGTTGAACTCAAACGAGTCTATGCGTGCAGATGCGGGAGGTCATATTCACCCAACAGCCGCCAAGGTGCGCACCGGCCTACACTAAGGCCATGATCTTCATCGATCCGCCCTTCTGGCCGGCGCACGGAACCGTCTTTTCGCACCTGATCTCAGACGCATCGGTAGCCGAATTGCACGCCTTCGCCGCGGCCAATGAGGTCACCGAGAGAGCCTTTGATCTTGACCACTACGACGTCCCGGAACGGCTCTACGCGGGTTTGGTGGCAGCCGGGGCAGTGCCGGTCTCCGGGAAGGAACTTGCGCGCACACTGGTGGCCTCGGGCCTGCGCATCAAGGCCAAGTACCGGGTCAAGTCCGTTGCTTCCGTTCTTGAAAAGCGATGGAATTCGCTGAT includes:
- a CDS encoding ubiquinone/menaquinone biosynthesis methyltransferase, whose product is MRNEDSSVQATFNGIARRYDLMNRLMTLNSHARWCKEVATFATSGHGASYLDLATGTGVIARAIREQSPESTIIGADFSESMLEVARTMEGNESIDWQFADAHELPFEDNAFDGVTHGYLLRNVSDLDQVLNEQFRVLKPGGVVAALESSPPSDILAPFIRLGMKVVIPTLGTLIGRDRPAYQYLVDSTLGFLAPKALRLRFEQAGFRDVQVKPKFMGTNMIWTARKPG